A stretch of Streptococcus sp. oral taxon 061 DNA encodes these proteins:
- a CDS encoding formate--tetrahydrofolate ligase: MKTDIEIAQSIELKPIVDVVEKLGISYDDLELYGKYKAKLSFNKIREVEANPVGKLILVTAINPTPAGEGKSTITIGLADALNKIGKKTMIAIREPSLGPVMGIKGGAAGGGYAQVLPMEDINLHFTGDMHAITTANNALSALIDNHLHQGNELGIDQRRILWKRVVDLNDRALRYVTVGLGGPLNGIPREDGFDITVASEIMAILCLATDIEDLKRRLANIVIGYRYDRTPVSVGDLQVEGALALILKDAIKPNLVQTIYGTPAFVHGGPFANIAHGCNSVLATKTALRLADYTVTEAGFGADLGAEKFLDIKTPNLPTAPSAVVIVATLRALKMNGGVAKDALTEENVEAVRAGFANLKRHVENIRKFGIPAVVAINEFVSDTEAEIAALKELCASIDVPVELASVWADGAEGGVALAETLVKTIDENPANYTRLYDNDLSIQEKIEKIVTEIYRGSKVNFEKKAQTQIAQIVQNGWDKLPICMAKTQYSFSDNPNALGAPENFEITIRELVPKLGAGFIVALTGDVMTMPGLPKRPAALNMDVESDGTVLGLF; the protein is encoded by the coding sequence ATGAAAACAGATATTGAAATTGCACAGAGTATTGAGTTAAAACCGATCGTTGATGTTGTTGAGAAACTCGGTATTTCATACGATGATTTGGAGTTGTATGGAAAGTACAAGGCTAAACTAAGCTTTAATAAGATTCGTGAGGTTGAGGCAAATCCAGTTGGTAAGTTAATTTTGGTTACAGCTATCAACCCAACTCCAGCAGGTGAAGGGAAATCAACCATTACCATTGGTCTTGCTGATGCTTTGAATAAGATTGGTAAGAAAACTATGATTGCCATCCGCGAACCTTCTCTTGGTCCTGTCATGGGGATTAAAGGTGGTGCAGCTGGTGGTGGTTATGCCCAAGTGTTACCAATGGAAGACATCAACCTGCACTTTACTGGAGATATGCATGCTATTACAACAGCAAACAATGCTCTCTCTGCCTTGATTGACAATCATTTGCACCAAGGAAATGAGCTAGGAATCGATCAACGTCGTATTCTCTGGAAACGTGTTGTAGACTTGAACGACCGAGCTCTTCGTTACGTAACTGTTGGACTTGGTGGACCTCTTAATGGTATTCCTCGCGAAGACGGATTTGATATCACAGTTGCTTCAGAAATCATGGCTATTCTTTGCTTGGCAACGGATATTGAAGATTTGAAACGTCGTTTGGCTAATATCGTCATCGGCTACCGTTATGACCGCACACCAGTTTCAGTAGGTGATTTGCAGGTTGAGGGTGCTTTAGCATTGATTTTGAAAGATGCTATTAAGCCAAACTTGGTTCAGACAATCTATGGTACACCTGCCTTTGTACATGGTGGCCCATTTGCCAATATTGCCCATGGTTGTAACTCTGTATTGGCAACGAAAACAGCTCTTCGTTTAGCTGATTACACAGTAACCGAAGCAGGCTTTGGTGCAGACCTTGGTGCTGAAAAGTTCCTGGATATCAAGACACCAAACTTGCCAACAGCTCCAAGTGCAGTAGTCATTGTAGCGACTCTTCGTGCCCTTAAAATGAATGGTGGAGTTGCTAAGGATGCATTGACAGAAGAGAATGTAGAAGCAGTTCGTGCAGGATTTGCAAACTTGAAACGTCACGTTGAGAATATCCGTAAGTTTGGTATTCCAGCGGTTGTTGCTATTAACGAATTTGTATCTGATACAGAAGCAGAAATCGCAGCTTTGAAAGAACTTTGCGCTTCAATCGATGTTCCAGTCGAATTAGCTAGCGTATGGGCTGATGGAGCTGAAGGTGGCGTTGCTCTAGCTGAAACTCTCGTAAAAACAATCGACGAAAACCCAGCAAACTACACACGTCTTTATGACAACGACCTTTCTATTCAAGAAAAGATTGAAAAGATTGTGACGGAAATTTACCGTGGAAGCAAAGTAAACTTCGAGAAGAAAGCTCAAACTCAAATCGCTCAAATCGTTCAAAACGGATGGGACAAATTGCCAATCTGTATGGCCAAAACTCAATACAGTTTCTCAGATAATCCAAATGCTCTAGGTGCACCTGAAAACTTTGAAATTACTATTCGTGAATTGGTACCAAAACTGGGTGCAGGCTTTATCGTTGCACTTACTGGTGACGTTATGACTATGCCTGGACTTCCAAAACGACCAGCTGCTCTCAACATGGATGTTGAAAGCGATGGAACTGTTCTTGGATTATTCTAA
- the lysS gene encoding lysine--tRNA ligase encodes MSTEHMEELNDQQIVRREKMAALREQGIDPFGKRFERTANSQELKDKFADLDKEQLHELNETATIAGRLVTKRGKGKVGFAHLQDREGQIQIYVRKDEVGEENYEIFKKADLGDFLGVEGEVMRTDMGELSIKATHITHLSKALRPLPEKFHGLTDVETIYRKRYLDLISNRESFERFVTRSKIISEIRRYLDAQGFLEVETPVLHNEAGGAAARPFITHHNAQNIDMVLRIATELHLKRLIVGGMERVYEIGRIFRNEGMDATHNPEFTSIEVYQAYADFQDIMDLTEGIIQHVTRAVKGDSPVIYQGTEIKINEPFKRVHMVDAIKEITGVDFWKDMTFEEAKAIAAEKKVPVEKHYTEVGHIINAFFEEFVEETLIQPTFVYGHPVAVSPLAKKNPEDERFTDRFELFIMTKEYGNAFTELNDPIDQLSRFEAQAKAKELGDDEATGIDYDYIEALEYGMPPTGGLGIGIDRLCMLLTDTTTIRDVLLFPTMK; translated from the coding sequence ATGTCAACAGAACATATGGAAGAATTGAATGACCAGCAGATCGTTCGCCGTGAAAAAATGGCTGCGCTCCGTGAACAAGGAATTGATCCTTTCGGTAAACGTTTTGAACGTACTGCAAACTCTCAAGAACTAAAAGATAAATTTGCTGACCTTGATAAAGAACAACTACACGAATTAAACGAAACTGCTACTATCGCTGGACGTTTAGTGACAAAACGAGGTAAGGGTAAGGTTGGTTTTGCTCACCTTCAAGATCGCGAAGGTCAAATCCAAATCTACGTTCGTAAAGATGAAGTTGGTGAAGAAAACTACGAAATCTTTAAAAAAGCTGACCTTGGAGACTTCCTTGGGGTCGAAGGTGAAGTTATGCGTACAGATATGGGAGAACTCTCTATCAAAGCTACTCATATCACACACTTGTCTAAAGCCCTACGTCCGCTTCCAGAAAAATTCCACGGTTTAACAGACGTTGAAACTATTTACCGTAAACGTTACCTTGATTTGATTTCTAACCGTGAAAGCTTTGAACGCTTTGTTACCCGTTCAAAAATCATCTCTGAAATCCGTCGTTACCTTGATGCTCAAGGATTCCTTGAAGTTGAAACTCCAGTTCTTCACAACGAAGCTGGAGGTGCTGCTGCCCGTCCGTTTATCACTCACCACAATGCACAGAACATTGATATGGTACTTCGTATCGCGACTGAGCTTCACTTAAAACGCCTTATCGTTGGTGGTATGGAACGTGTTTACGAAATCGGACGTATCTTCCGTAACGAAGGAATGGACGCTACACACAATCCTGAGTTCACTTCTATCGAGGTTTACCAAGCTTATGCAGACTTCCAGGACATCATGGACTTGACTGAAGGTATTATCCAACACGTTACTAGAGCCGTTAAAGGCGACAGTCCAGTTATCTATCAAGGAACTGAAATCAAGATAAACGAACCATTTAAACGTGTTCACATGGTTGATGCAATCAAGGAAATTACAGGTGTTGATTTCTGGAAAGATATGACTTTCGAAGAAGCTAAAGCTATCGCAGCTGAGAAGAAAGTTCCAGTTGAAAAACACTACACAGAAGTTGGTCACATCATCAATGCCTTCTTTGAAGAATTTGTCGAAGAAACTTTGATTCAACCTACCTTTGTTTATGGTCACCCAGTAGCTGTATCTCCACTTGCTAAGAAAAATCCTGAAGACGAGCGCTTCACTGACCGTTTCGAGCTCTTCATCATGACTAAAGAATACGGAAATGCCTTCACAGAATTGAACGATCCAATCGATCAGCTTAGCCGATTTGAAGCTCAAGCCAAAGCAAAAGAACTTGGTGATGATGAAGCAACAGGCATTGACTACGACTACATTGAAGCCCTTGAATATGGTATGCCACCAACAGGTGGTTTGGGAATCGGTATTGACCGTCTCTGCATGCTCCTCACAGATACTACTACTATCCGTGACGTACTTCTTTTCCCAACTATGAAATAA
- a CDS encoding histidine phosphatase family protein has protein sequence MKLYFVRHGRTVWNLEGRFQGAGGDSPLLPESIETLKDLGQYLKDIPFDKIYSSDLPRAVKSAEIIQSQLTNPCPLESVPELREWHLGKLEGLKIATLNAIYPQQIQAFKTNLAKFDTSMFEAESLYSTTQRTIQFIKSLKDSKAEQLLLVGHGANLTASLRTLLGYNEALLRKDGSLANASLTIIETEDFKKFTLKAWNDISYQRK, from the coding sequence ATGAAACTTTACTTTGTCCGTCACGGTCGAACAGTCTGGAATCTAGAAGGTCGCTTTCAAGGCGCTGGTGGAGATTCCCCTCTTCTCCCTGAATCTATTGAAACTTTAAAAGACCTGGGCCAGTATCTTAAAGATATCCCTTTTGACAAGATTTATTCGAGTGATTTACCAAGGGCTGTAAAATCTGCTGAAATTATCCAGAGTCAATTGACAAATCCATGTCCTTTGGAAAGTGTACCTGAACTAAGAGAATGGCACCTTGGAAAACTAGAAGGGTTAAAAATTGCTACTTTAAATGCAATCTATCCGCAGCAAATTCAAGCCTTTAAAACAAACTTAGCCAAGTTTGATACGAGTATGTTTGAAGCTGAATCACTCTATAGCACAACTCAACGTACTATTCAATTTATTAAATCTTTAAAGGATTCTAAGGCTGAACAACTCTTACTGGTTGGTCATGGAGCTAACCTTACTGCAAGTCTTCGTACTCTTTTAGGCTACAATGAAGCTCTTCTCCGCAAAGATGGCAGTTTGGCCAATGCTAGTCTGACAATTATAGAAACTGAAGACTTTAAAAAATTCACTCTAAAAGCATGGAACGATATTTCTTATCAAAGAAAATGA
- a CDS encoding aminoacyl-tRNA deacylase — MAKKVKVKKTLVEQILTKAGVDHQGIQINALEGELPSGYDRNHIFKTLALLGDKTGPVIGIVPITEHLSEKKLAKISGNKKVAMIPQKDLEKTTGYIHGANNPVGIRQKHNYPIYIDETALELEKMIVSAGEVGHSIIIAPQDLANFVKASFVDILEEIN; from the coding sequence ATGGCTAAAAAAGTTAAAGTAAAAAAAACCTTAGTAGAGCAAATTTTGACTAAGGCAGGTGTTGACCATCAAGGTATTCAAATCAATGCTTTAGAAGGAGAACTTCCTTCTGGTTATGATAGAAATCATATCTTTAAGACCTTAGCGTTATTGGGTGACAAGACTGGTCCAGTTATTGGAATTGTTCCCATCACTGAACACCTTTCTGAAAAGAAATTAGCAAAGATTTCAGGTAATAAAAAAGTGGCCATGATTCCTCAAAAGGATTTAGAAAAAACAACTGGATATATCCATGGAGCTAATAATCCAGTCGGTATCCGACAAAAGCACAACTACCCTATTTACATTGATGAAACAGCTTTAGAATTGGAAAAAATGATTGTCTCTGCTGGAGAAGTCGGACACAGTATCATCATTGCGCCACAAGATCTGGCAAACTTTGTAAAAGCCAGCTTTGTAGATATCTTAGAGGAGATAAACTGA
- a CDS encoding DUF368 domain-containing protein, producing the protein MLSWISKMIKGIVIALGFILPGISGGVLAAILGIYERMIRFLAHPFKNLKEDILYFLPVAIGMLLGIGLFSYPIEYLLEHYQVYVLWSFAGAIIGTVPSLVKEATQDSERDKVDLIWFWVTFIVSGIGLYALNFVVGSLSASFTSFILAGALLALGILVPGLSPSNLLLILGLYTPMLTGFKTFDLFGTFLPIGIGAAATLIIFSKLMDYALRVYHSRVYHFIIAIVLSSTLLILIPNAGNAESINYSGLSLVSYVIIAFFFALGIWLGIWMSQLEDKYK; encoded by the coding sequence ATGTTATCTTGGATTTCAAAAATGATTAAAGGAATTGTTATTGCCCTAGGATTTATATTACCTGGTATATCTGGTGGTGTTCTGGCAGCTATTTTAGGGATTTACGAAAGAATGATTCGATTTCTTGCCCATCCATTCAAAAACCTAAAAGAAGATATTCTTTATTTCTTGCCTGTTGCTATTGGGATGTTACTAGGTATAGGGTTATTTTCTTATCCAATTGAGTACCTCCTTGAGCATTATCAAGTTTATGTTTTATGGAGTTTTGCGGGTGCTATTATTGGTACAGTCCCAAGTCTTGTAAAGGAAGCTACTCAAGATTCTGAAAGAGACAAAGTCGATTTAATTTGGTTTTGGGTTACCTTTATCGTTTCTGGAATTGGTCTTTACGCTTTAAACTTTGTTGTTGGTTCACTCAGCGCAAGTTTCACAAGTTTTATCCTAGCTGGTGCTCTGCTTGCTCTAGGTATCTTGGTTCCTGGATTAAGCCCCTCAAATCTTCTCTTGATTTTAGGTCTTTATACCCCAATGTTAACTGGATTTAAAACTTTTGATTTATTTGGTACCTTCCTTCCAATAGGAATTGGGGCTGCTGCCACTCTTATTATTTTTTCAAAATTGATGGACTACGCTCTTCGAGTTTATCACTCTCGTGTTTATCACTTCATTATTGCTATCGTTCTTTCAAGTACACTCTTGATATTGATTCCAAATGCGGGTAATGCTGAAAGCATTAACTACAGTGGTTTATCACTTGTTTCCTATGTCATCATCGCCTTCTTTTTTGCTCTTGGCATTTGGTTAGGTATTTGGATGAGTCAGTTGGAGGATAAATACAAATAA
- a CDS encoding glycoside hydrolase family 25 protein, whose product MRKKIHPAFIVIIFAAFIGLLILNRPRFEEHPVKTKQNPVQIETQALHNLDKPIIDISGWQRPSEINYDILSKNISGAIVRVHGGNQITTENDASYTNGIDKAYKSHIAEFQKRNVPVAVYAYVSGKSIEDMEKAAESFYNSASPYNPSYYWLDVEEKTMSDMNQGVEAFRAKLESLGAKNIGIYIGVYFMEEHSISTDKFSAIWIPSYGLDSGYFESSPNTDLDFDLHQYTSKGKLVGFEHHLDLNLISLSKDKEETFRKLFLKP is encoded by the coding sequence ATGAGAAAAAAAATTCATCCAGCTTTTATAGTTATTATATTTGCTGCTTTTATAGGACTCTTGATTCTCAATCGTCCACGATTCGAAGAACATCCTGTAAAAACCAAACAAAATCCAGTTCAAATAGAAACACAAGCTCTACATAACTTGGATAAGCCTATCATCGATATCTCTGGTTGGCAAAGACCGTCAGAGATCAACTATGATATTTTATCTAAAAACATCTCTGGTGCTATTGTTCGAGTCCACGGAGGAAATCAGATCACCACTGAGAACGATGCATCTTATACAAACGGTATTGATAAAGCTTATAAAAGTCATATCGCGGAGTTTCAAAAGAGAAATGTTCCAGTTGCTGTATATGCCTATGTATCTGGTAAAAGTATAGAGGATATGGAAAAAGCGGCGGAATCATTTTATAATTCAGCTTCGCCATACAATCCAAGTTACTATTGGTTAGATGTTGAAGAAAAAACAATGTCAGATATGAACCAAGGAGTAGAGGCATTTCGTGCTAAGTTAGAATCACTTGGAGCTAAGAATATTGGTATCTACATCGGTGTTTATTTCATGGAAGAACATAGCATCAGTACAGATAAGTTTTCTGCTATTTGGATTCCATCCTACGGACTTGACTCAGGCTACTTTGAAAGTTCACCAAATACAGACCTTGACTTTGATCTCCATCAATACACCTCAAAGGGTAAACTGGTTGGATTTGAACATCATCTTGACTTAAATCTTATTTCTTTATCAAAAGATAAGGAAGAGACGTTTAGAAAATTATTCTTAAAACCTTAA
- the glmU gene encoding bifunctional UDP-N-acetylglucosamine diphosphorylase/glucosamine-1-phosphate N-acetyltransferase GlmU: MANYAIILAAGKGTRMKSDLPKVMHKVAGISMLEHVFRSVGAINPKKTVTVVGHKAELVEQVLAGQTDFVRQSEQLGTGHAVMMAEPILEGLSGQTLVIAGDTPLITGESLKNLIDFHVNHKNVATILTAEADDPFGYGRIVRNDNAEVLRIVEQKDATDFEKQIKEINTGTYVFDNARLFEALKNINTNNAQGEYYITDVIGIFREAGEKVGAYTLKDFDESLGVNDRVALATAEAVMRRRINQAHMVNGVSFVNPDATYIDVDVEIAPDVQIEANVTLKGSSKIGSETILTNGTYIVDSTVGSGAVITNSMIEESTVADGVTVGPYAHIRPGSSLAKDVHIGNFVEVKGSSIGENTKAGHLTYIGNCEVGSDVNFGAGTITVNYDGQHKFKTTIGNNVFVGSNSTIIAPVELGDNSLVGAGSTITKDVPADAIAIGRGRQVNKDEYATRLPHHPKNK; the protein is encoded by the coding sequence ATGGCAAATTATGCAATTATTTTAGCAGCGGGTAAGGGTACCCGTATGAAATCAGATTTACCGAAGGTTATGCACAAGGTTGCGGGAATTTCAATGCTTGAGCATGTTTTTCGTAGTGTAGGTGCAATTAACCCAAAAAAAACTGTTACAGTTGTTGGGCATAAGGCAGAGCTAGTTGAACAAGTTTTAGCCGGACAAACTGATTTTGTGAGACAGTCTGAGCAATTGGGAACTGGTCATGCAGTAATGATGGCTGAGCCAATTCTTGAAGGTCTTTCTGGACAAACATTGGTTATAGCTGGAGATACACCTTTAATCACTGGTGAAAGCTTAAAGAACTTGATTGATTTCCATGTAAACCACAAGAATGTAGCTACAATCTTAACTGCAGAAGCTGATGACCCATTTGGTTATGGACGTATTGTTCGTAATGACAACGCTGAAGTGCTCCGTATTGTTGAACAAAAAGACGCGACTGACTTTGAGAAACAAATCAAAGAAATTAATACAGGAACTTATGTTTTTGATAATGCTCGTCTTTTTGAGGCACTTAAGAATATCAATACCAACAACGCTCAAGGTGAATACTATATCACAGATGTGATTGGTATTTTCCGTGAAGCTGGTGAGAAAGTTGGAGCTTATACTTTGAAAGACTTTGATGAAAGTCTCGGTGTAAATGACCGTGTCGCACTTGCTACAGCAGAAGCTGTAATGCGTCGTCGTATTAATCAAGCCCACATGGTCAATGGTGTTAGTTTTGTGAATCCAGATGCGACTTATATTGATGTGGATGTTGAGATTGCTCCAGATGTTCAAATTGAAGCGAATGTAACCCTCAAAGGTTCTAGTAAGATTGGTTCAGAGACTATTTTGACGAATGGAACTTATATCGTTGATAGTACGGTAGGTTCTGGTGCTGTAATTACCAATTCTATGATTGAAGAAAGCACAGTAGCAGATGGAGTTACAGTTGGACCTTACGCTCATATTCGTCCAGGTTCTAGCTTGGCAAAAGATGTTCATATCGGAAACTTTGTCGAAGTAAAAGGTTCTTCAATTGGTGAAAATACTAAAGCGGGTCATTTGACTTACATTGGAAATTGTGAAGTTGGAAGTGACGTCAACTTTGGTGCAGGAACCATCACTGTAAATTACGATGGTCAACACAAGTTTAAAACAACTATTGGTAACAATGTCTTTGTCGGATCTAATTCAACGATCATCGCTCCGGTAGAACTAGGGGATAACTCTCTTGTTGGTGCAGGTTCAACAATTACTAAAGATGTGCCTGCTGATGCAATTGCTATCGGGCGAGGTCGTCAAGTTAATAAGGACGAATATGCAACTCGTCTCCCTCACCATCCTAAAAACAAATAG
- a CDS encoding NUDIX hydrolase — protein MEFEEKTISRKEIYKGPIFQLVQDQVELPSGKGTAQRDLIFHNGAVCVLAVTQENKIVLVKQYRKAIEKVSYEIPAGKLEVGENADPEAAALRELEEEAAYTGKLTLLYDFYSAIGFCNERLKLYSASDLTKVNNPRPQDEDETLELLEVSLEEAKQLIQSGDICDAKTIMAIQYWELQEK, from the coding sequence ATGGAATTTGAAGAGAAGACGATTAGTCGAAAAGAAATCTATAAAGGTCCTATTTTCCAATTAGTTCAAGACCAGGTTGAACTTCCTTCAGGAAAAGGGACGGCTCAACGCGATTTGATTTTCCATAACGGTGCAGTATGTGTTCTTGCAGTTACTCAAGAAAACAAGATTGTCTTAGTGAAGCAATATCGCAAGGCGATTGAAAAAGTTTCTTACGAAATTCCTGCTGGAAAATTAGAAGTCGGCGAAAATGCAGATCCAGAAGCAGCAGCTCTTCGTGAATTAGAAGAAGAAGCTGCCTACACTGGAAAACTGACTCTTTTGTATGATTTCTATTCTGCTATTGGTTTCTGTAATGAGCGATTAAAACTTTATTCGGCAAGTGATTTGACAAAGGTTAATAATCCACGTCCACAGGATGAAGATGAAACTTTAGAATTACTTGAAGTTAGTCTTGAAGAAGCTAAACAACTGATCCAGTCTGGTGATATCTGTGATGCCAAGACTATCATGGCTATCCAGTACTGGGAATTACAAGAAAAATAG
- the macP gene encoding cell wall synthase accessory phosphoprotein MacP, whose translation MGKPLLTDEIIERANRGEDISGPTLVDDQETKILSTSSQHYRASRSSDHGFSQDTLTIEVEPQIHKSRRIENTKRNVFNSKLNKILFAVILLLILLVLAMRFI comes from the coding sequence ATGGGAAAACCTTTATTAACAGACGAAATTATTGAACGCGCTAATCGTGGTGAAGACATCTCTGGTCCCACTTTAGTAGATGATCAAGAGACAAAGATACTATCTACTTCATCTCAACATTATAGAGCTTCACGTTCAAGTGACCATGGATTTAGTCAGGATACTTTAACGATTGAGGTTGAACCTCAAATCCATAAGAGTCGTCGAATCGAAAATACCAAGAGAAATGTCTTTAACTCTAAATTGAATAAGATTCTATTTGCTGTTATTCTTCTCTTGATTCTGCTAGTTTTAGCAATGAGATTTATTTAA
- a CDS encoding 5'-methylthioadenosine/adenosylhomocysteine nucleosidase, producing the protein MKIGIIAAMPEELAYLIQHLENASEEMVLGNTYHTGKIGAVELVLVESGIGKVMAAMSVAILADHFRVDAVINTGSAGALAEGISVGDVVIAEKLAYHDVDVTAFGYEYGQMAQQPLYFESDKEFVTLIQESLSKLDQNWHLGLIATGDSFVAGDDKIKAIKEHFPQVLAVEMEGAAIAQAANALELPFLVVRAMSDNANHEASISFDEFIVEAGRRSAQALLTLLESIHD; encoded by the coding sequence ATGAAAATTGGTATTATTGCAGCGATGCCAGAAGAACTTGCCTACCTGATTCAACACTTGGAGAATGCTAGTGAAGAAATGGTATTGGGTAATACTTATCACACTGGAAAGATTGGAGCTGTTGAGCTTGTATTAGTGGAGAGTGGTATTGGAAAAGTCATGGCTGCCATGAGTGTCGCAATCTTAGCTGATCACTTTAGAGTTGATGCTGTCATCAATACAGGTTCGGCCGGTGCTCTTGCTGAAGGTATCTCAGTAGGAGATGTCGTGATTGCTGAAAAACTAGCCTACCACGATGTTGATGTGACAGCTTTTGGTTATGAATACGGTCAAATGGCCCAACAACCACTTTACTTTGAATCAGACAAAGAGTTTGTTACTTTGATTCAAGAGAGCTTATCTAAACTTGATCAAAATTGGCATTTAGGTTTGATTGCGACTGGAGATAGTTTTGTAGCTGGTGATGATAAGATCAAGGCTATTAAAGAACATTTTCCTCAGGTTCTCGCGGTTGAGATGGAAGGTGCAGCTATTGCTCAGGCAGCAAATGCCTTGGAACTACCATTCTTGGTTGTTCGTGCTATGAGTGATAATGCTAACCACGAAGCTTCTATTTCTTTTGATGAATTTATCGTAGAAGCAGGTCGTCGCTCTGCGCAAGCACTCTTGACACTCTTGGAATCAATTCATGATTAA